The Ruania alba genome has a window encoding:
- a CDS encoding ABC transporter ATP-binding protein, giving the protein MSLLELHGVTKSVRLPDDSVLEILRGIDLTVSAGEHVSVVGRSGTGKSTLLNILGLLDAATDGEYLLDGVPIGRLRSRQRARRRGEGFGFVFQQFHLLPGRTALENVIAPLLYARGRMFWRRRTIAADMLDRVGLGTRMDSMPEHLSGGEQQRVAIARALVRTPRVILADEPTGALDLETGAEIMTLLDSMATENDAALIAITHDLAVASRAKRHFRLGDGVLTPLDLPTEDRAPDDVPISRADQSPAEDEPSDDEREFVS; this is encoded by the coding sequence GTGAGTCTGCTCGAGCTGCATGGCGTGACCAAGTCCGTCCGCCTGCCCGATGACTCCGTGCTGGAGATCCTGCGCGGGATCGACCTGACCGTCTCCGCCGGCGAGCACGTTTCGGTGGTGGGCAGGTCCGGCACGGGCAAGTCGACCCTGCTGAACATCCTCGGGTTGCTCGACGCCGCCACGGACGGCGAGTACCTGCTCGACGGCGTGCCGATCGGCCGGCTGCGGTCCCGGCAGCGGGCCCGCCGCCGGGGCGAGGGCTTCGGTTTCGTGTTCCAGCAGTTCCACCTGCTGCCGGGGCGCACCGCCCTGGAGAACGTGATCGCGCCGTTGCTGTACGCCCGCGGCCGGATGTTCTGGCGCCGGCGAACGATCGCCGCCGACATGCTCGATCGAGTGGGTCTCGGCACCCGGATGGACTCGATGCCTGAGCACCTCTCCGGCGGCGAGCAGCAGCGTGTGGCCATCGCCCGCGCCCTGGTGCGCACTCCTCGGGTGATCCTCGCCGACGAGCCGACCGGCGCCCTGGACCTGGAGACCGGCGCCGAGATCATGACGCTGCTCGATTCGATGGCCACCGAGAACGACGCAGCGCTGATCGCCATCACACACGATCTCGCCGTCGCGTCCCGGGCGAAGCGGCACTTCCGCCTCGGCGACGGCGTGCTCACTCCGCTGGACCTACCGACTGAGGATCGCGCCCCCGACGACGTCCCGATCAGTCGCGCTGATCAGTCGCCCGCCGAGGACGAGCCGAGCGACGACGAACGCGAGTTCGTCTCATGA
- a CDS encoding secretion protein HlyD: MGVTRRIIFPALRILVWAVIAVALVQLAFGGGSPTQPDTEAPQDEPHADFTEPQIEVTTASITNTVEIAGTVVADAAVPAPAEQEGYILWFEVSDGAEVTEGDRLLVVQQEIPRDPVESTDEDGNITVTEQEPQVISSVVKAPASGIVDFKVLANQTVTIGDVVATVDPGTHSVIGSLTPEQQYRLIDAPSEGEVTVPNGPAPFTCSNLTTGTSSSADGGSTGPSNPDSVAPEGDAPGGTTVQASCSVPDDVTVFPGLTATLTITTGSVEDALVLPVTAVQGRFETGNVWLPADEGEPAEHEVSLGLTDGEVVQITDGLEAGDLVLEFIPIGDEEPIDPYARDQEMVG, encoded by the coding sequence GTGGGCGTGACGCGCCGCATCATCTTTCCAGCATTGAGAATCCTCGTCTGGGCGGTGATCGCCGTGGCGCTGGTGCAGCTCGCGTTCGGGGGCGGCTCACCCACCCAGCCGGACACTGAGGCGCCCCAGGATGAGCCGCACGCGGACTTCACCGAACCGCAGATCGAGGTCACGACCGCCTCGATCACAAACACGGTGGAGATCGCCGGGACAGTCGTGGCGGACGCCGCAGTGCCCGCACCTGCCGAGCAGGAGGGCTACATCCTCTGGTTCGAGGTGAGCGACGGTGCAGAGGTCACCGAAGGCGATCGGTTGCTCGTGGTTCAGCAGGAGATCCCCCGCGACCCTGTGGAATCGACGGACGAGGACGGCAACATCACTGTCACCGAGCAGGAGCCTCAGGTGATCAGCTCGGTCGTGAAGGCACCAGCATCCGGGATCGTGGACTTCAAGGTGCTGGCCAACCAGACCGTCACCATCGGTGACGTTGTGGCGACCGTGGACCCGGGCACGCACTCGGTGATCGGCTCACTCACCCCGGAGCAGCAATACCGGCTCATCGATGCGCCGAGCGAAGGGGAGGTCACGGTGCCGAACGGACCGGCTCCCTTCACCTGCTCCAATCTGACCACGGGCACGAGCAGCAGTGCTGACGGCGGGAGCACCGGCCCTTCCAATCCGGACTCCGTCGCCCCTGAGGGGGACGCGCCCGGCGGCACCACCGTCCAGGCGAGCTGCTCCGTTCCCGACGACGTCACCGTCTTCCCCGGGTTGACTGCCACCCTGACGATCACGACGGGCTCGGTCGAGGATGCCCTGGTGCTGCCGGTGACCGCGGTGCAGGGACGATTCGAGACGGGCAATGTGTGGTTGCCCGCCGATGAGGGGGAACCCGCTGAGCACGAGGTCAGCCTCGGGCTCACCGATGGTGAGGTCGTCCAGATCACCGACGGGCTCGAGGCTGGGGACCTGGTCCTGGAGTTCATCCCGATCGGCGATGAGGAGCCGATCGACCCGTATGCCAGGGACCAGGAGATGGTCGGGTGA
- a CDS encoding NUDIX hydrolase — protein sequence MDFDTRFAAYGVIIDPSTEQILLALWNESDRPRWTMPGGGADLAEIAEQTMVREVWEETGYRVEAVRLLGIDTHHIPAERRLHGTRPMKAVRAVYEAAIIGGDLRHEENGSTDEARWIPLAEVGSLDRVELVDCHRPLARRGRELTVPA from the coding sequence GTGGACTTCGACACCCGGTTCGCCGCCTACGGCGTGATCATCGACCCCAGTACCGAGCAGATCCTGCTCGCCCTCTGGAATGAGAGCGACCGGCCCCGGTGGACGATGCCCGGCGGAGGTGCCGACCTCGCCGAGATCGCCGAGCAGACCATGGTCCGGGAGGTGTGGGAGGAGACCGGATACCGGGTCGAGGCGGTCCGTCTGCTCGGCATCGATACCCATCACATTCCGGCCGAGCGTCGCCTGCACGGCACCCGGCCGATGAAGGCCGTCCGGGCCGTCTACGAAGCCGCGATCATCGGTGGGGATCTGCGGCACGAGGAGAACGGAAGCACTGACGAGGCGCGCTGGATCCCGCTCGCCGAGGTCGGCAGTCTCGACCGGGTTGAGCTGGTGGACTGCCATCGACCTCTGGCGCGCCGCGGCCGCGAACTGACCGTGCCTGCGTGA
- the galK gene encoding galactokinase: MTDVVTAWTEDAGAAQARALFTEAFDGVAPDGAWSAPGRVNLIGEHTDYNGGLCLPIALPHRTYVALRRRDDDAIRLISGRESGRWEARLDQVGPGTVSGWGAYPAGVAWALEQLGHAVGGFDAAVASAVPYGSGLSSSAALECAFAVAFAGAPGWTGPDAGTDTGRVQLVTACIRAENEIAGANTGGMDQAASLRSQPGHALLLDCRDGGVRHIPFDLSAAGLELLVIDTKAEHALVDGQYAQRRATCEAAAETLEVPTLREISPDLLDGALAALPGAESRKRVRHVVTEIGRVEQFVELLDSGRVREVGPLMDASHASLAEDYEVSCAELDVAVSAARKAGALGARMTGGGFGGSAIALIEAGTSEAVSAAVEQAFADAGFGAPAFLTAVASSPAR, encoded by the coding sequence GTGACCGACGTGGTGACCGCATGGACCGAGGACGCGGGCGCCGCACAGGCGCGCGCACTGTTCACCGAGGCGTTCGACGGCGTCGCGCCGGACGGTGCGTGGTCCGCCCCGGGCCGAGTGAACCTGATCGGGGAGCACACCGACTACAACGGTGGACTGTGCCTGCCGATCGCGCTGCCGCACCGCACCTATGTGGCGCTGCGCCGCCGGGACGATGACGCCATCCGGCTGATCTCCGGGCGCGAGTCGGGCCGGTGGGAGGCCCGGCTCGACCAGGTCGGACCGGGCACCGTGAGCGGGTGGGGCGCCTACCCCGCCGGGGTGGCGTGGGCGCTCGAGCAGCTCGGGCACGCCGTGGGCGGCTTCGACGCGGCCGTGGCCAGCGCCGTGCCGTACGGCTCCGGGCTCAGCTCCTCGGCAGCACTCGAGTGCGCCTTCGCAGTCGCCTTCGCCGGGGCACCGGGATGGACCGGACCGGACGCCGGCACCGACACCGGGCGGGTACAGCTGGTGACCGCCTGCATCCGCGCCGAGAACGAGATCGCCGGTGCGAACACCGGCGGGATGGACCAGGCCGCCTCGCTGCGGAGCCAGCCGGGGCACGCGCTCCTGCTGGACTGCCGGGACGGCGGCGTTCGGCACATCCCGTTCGACCTGTCCGCCGCAGGGCTCGAGCTGCTGGTGATCGACACCAAGGCCGAGCACGCACTGGTGGACGGTCAGTACGCGCAGCGGCGTGCCACCTGCGAGGCGGCGGCCGAGACGCTCGAGGTCCCAACACTGCGCGAGATCTCGCCAGACCTGCTGGACGGGGCGCTGGCGGCACTGCCCGGTGCGGAGTCCCGCAAGCGGGTCCGGCACGTGGTGACCGAGATCGGCCGGGTGGAGCAGTTCGTCGAGCTGCTCGACTCCGGACGCGTGCGGGAGGTGGGTCCGCTGATGGATGCCTCGCACGCGTCGCTGGCCGAGGACTACGAGGTCTCCTGTGCCGAGCTGGACGTGGCGGTGTCGGCCGCCCGCAAGGCAGGTGCCCTCGGAGCCCGGATGACCGGTGGCGGTTTCGGCGGGTCGGCGATCGCGCTGATCGAGGCGGGGACGAGCGAGGCGGTCTCGGCCGCGGTGGAGCAGGCGTTCGCCGATGCCGGTTTCGGCGCCCCGGCGTTTCTCACCGCGGTGGCGTCGAGCCCGGCGCGATAG